One segment of Macrobrachium rosenbergii isolate ZJJX-2024 chromosome 25, ASM4041242v1, whole genome shotgun sequence DNA contains the following:
- the LOC136852312 gene encoding uncharacterized protein isoform X2 gives MATPSKQGVECCYCFESLSSKQTLMRHKRRRHPNELKIEGYEKPKKPLICRDCDFRCLHIKKLIEHYRLHNRKLKIGHVGFSEEERFMEWKKEIEKKTKAHFVLHRGRRETHSTFVKNYYCNRSGFFISVDKGKRVRLKMSSKINYTCSAFLRVVCHKFSGKVEVEFCLDHTHEFGGSKDKNTRLELRTELDKAKTPVKIELVLPSDSNVTESEDINCVQNTNNLAAITFEGESNENIGKDCVKEENCKVEYISVVRGRENISDSVTLDICENQIASSKSLQIPPKGSYNFKCSNSSTAFHHRFNASSFETVELTRRVCQHNAVVVHKHIDLSSRSVKGVENTSITHSLEAKNPSEKDVTENCAVPENAAVIRNSSTENTKKELLRMMNEIIDIITQTSSSQTLNSLRNHIVSAHAVGKYLQSGAKCNTEHGIENSGALNKWECLIQINKE, from the exons ATGGCA ACTCCATCCAAGCAAGGGGTTGAGTGCTGTTATTGTTTTGAGAGTTTAAGTTCAAAACAAACGCTCATGAGACACAAGCGGAGGAGACACCCAAATGAGTTGAAAATTGAAGGTTATGAAAAACCTAAAAAGCCCCTTATTTGCAGGGACTGTGATTTCAG GTGTCTTCATATTAAGAAGTTGATTGAGCATTATCGTCTTCacaacagaaaattgaaaattggcCATGTTGGCTTCTCTGAAGAAGAGCGCTTCAtggaatggaaaaaagaaatagaaaagaaaacaaaggccCATTTTGTTCTTCACAGGGGACGTAGAGAGACTCACAGTAcatttgttaaaaattattaCTGCAATAGGTCTGGATTTTTCATCTCAGTTGATAAAGGTAAAAGAGTGAGACTGAAAATGTCCTCGAAAATTAATTATACCTGCTCTGCATTTTTGAGAGTTGTGTGCCATAAATTCTCGGGAAAAGTTGAAGTAGAGTTTTGTCTAGACCATACACATGAATTTGGTGGTTCCAAGGACAAGAACACACGCCTGGAATTGCGGACAGAATTAGACAAAGCAAAAACTCCAGTTAAGATAGAACTGGTTTTGCCCAGTGACAGTAATGTTACAGAATCCGAAGATATTAATTGCGTTCAAAATACGAACAACCTGGCAGCAATTACATTTGAAGGtgaaagcaatgaaaatattGGCAAGGATTGTGTAAAAGAGGAGAATTGTAAGGTTGAATATATATCTGTTGTACGTGGACGAGAAAATATAAGTGATAGTGTTACGTTAGATATTTGTGAAAATCAGATTGCTAGCTCTAAAAGCTTACAAATTCCCCCCAAAGGCTCATATAATTTTAAGTGCAGTAATTCTTCCACAGCTTTCCATCACAGATTTAATGCCAGTAGCTTTGAAACGGTTGAACTGACAAGACGTGTCTGCCAACATAATGCTGTTGTGGTCCATAAACATATTGATTTGTCTAGTAGAAGTGTAAAGGGTGTGGAAAATACAAGTATCACCCATTCATTAGAAGCGAAAAACCCCAGTGAGAAAGATGTCACTGAAAATTGTGCAGTTCCTGAAAATGCAGCTGTTATAAGGAATTCTTCCACTGAAAATACCAAAAAGGAACTTCTTAGAATGATGAATGAGATAATAGACATTATCACGCAAACTTCATCTTCACAAACACTGAATAGTTTGAGAAATCACATTGTGTCAGCTCATGCAGTGGGAAAGTATCTTCAGTCTGGTGCCAAATGTAATACAGAACATGGCATTGAAAATTCTGGTGCCTTAAATAAGTGGGAGtgtttaatacaaataaataaggaatag
- the LOC136852312 gene encoding uncharacterized protein isoform X1: MDLMPGILRTLKEQLLTPSKQGVECCYCFESLSSKQTLMRHKRRRHPNELKIEGYEKPKKPLICRDCDFRCLHIKKLIEHYRLHNRKLKIGHVGFSEEERFMEWKKEIEKKTKAHFVLHRGRRETHSTFVKNYYCNRSGFFISVDKGKRVRLKMSSKINYTCSAFLRVVCHKFSGKVEVEFCLDHTHEFGGSKDKNTRLELRTELDKAKTPVKIELVLPSDSNVTESEDINCVQNTNNLAAITFEGESNENIGKDCVKEENCKVEYISVVRGRENISDSVTLDICENQIASSKSLQIPPKGSYNFKCSNSSTAFHHRFNASSFETVELTRRVCQHNAVVVHKHIDLSSRSVKGVENTSITHSLEAKNPSEKDVTENCAVPENAAVIRNSSTENTKKELLRMMNEIIDIITQTSSSQTLNSLRNHIVSAHAVGKYLQSGAKCNTEHGIENSGALNKWECLIQINKE; the protein is encoded by the exons ACTCCATCCAAGCAAGGGGTTGAGTGCTGTTATTGTTTTGAGAGTTTAAGTTCAAAACAAACGCTCATGAGACACAAGCGGAGGAGACACCCAAATGAGTTGAAAATTGAAGGTTATGAAAAACCTAAAAAGCCCCTTATTTGCAGGGACTGTGATTTCAG GTGTCTTCATATTAAGAAGTTGATTGAGCATTATCGTCTTCacaacagaaaattgaaaattggcCATGTTGGCTTCTCTGAAGAAGAGCGCTTCAtggaatggaaaaaagaaatagaaaagaaaacaaaggccCATTTTGTTCTTCACAGGGGACGTAGAGAGACTCACAGTAcatttgttaaaaattattaCTGCAATAGGTCTGGATTTTTCATCTCAGTTGATAAAGGTAAAAGAGTGAGACTGAAAATGTCCTCGAAAATTAATTATACCTGCTCTGCATTTTTGAGAGTTGTGTGCCATAAATTCTCGGGAAAAGTTGAAGTAGAGTTTTGTCTAGACCATACACATGAATTTGGTGGTTCCAAGGACAAGAACACACGCCTGGAATTGCGGACAGAATTAGACAAAGCAAAAACTCCAGTTAAGATAGAACTGGTTTTGCCCAGTGACAGTAATGTTACAGAATCCGAAGATATTAATTGCGTTCAAAATACGAACAACCTGGCAGCAATTACATTTGAAGGtgaaagcaatgaaaatattGGCAAGGATTGTGTAAAAGAGGAGAATTGTAAGGTTGAATATATATCTGTTGTACGTGGACGAGAAAATATAAGTGATAGTGTTACGTTAGATATTTGTGAAAATCAGATTGCTAGCTCTAAAAGCTTACAAATTCCCCCCAAAGGCTCATATAATTTTAAGTGCAGTAATTCTTCCACAGCTTTCCATCACAGATTTAATGCCAGTAGCTTTGAAACGGTTGAACTGACAAGACGTGTCTGCCAACATAATGCTGTTGTGGTCCATAAACATATTGATTTGTCTAGTAGAAGTGTAAAGGGTGTGGAAAATACAAGTATCACCCATTCATTAGAAGCGAAAAACCCCAGTGAGAAAGATGTCACTGAAAATTGTGCAGTTCCTGAAAATGCAGCTGTTATAAGGAATTCTTCCACTGAAAATACCAAAAAGGAACTTCTTAGAATGATGAATGAGATAATAGACATTATCACGCAAACTTCATCTTCACAAACACTGAATAGTTTGAGAAATCACATTGTGTCAGCTCATGCAGTGGGAAAGTATCTTCAGTCTGGTGCCAAATGTAATACAGAACATGGCATTGAAAATTCTGGTGCCTTAAATAAGTGGGAGtgtttaatacaaataaataaggaatag
- the LOC136852312 gene encoding zinc finger protein Gfi-1b-like isoform X3 — translation MGSFVTLDLQCFSYLLESCHNCPSGKLAEVSIAENLAVRVGVEIIRPITFICCGLIINAEGAIFWHSDEITPDSIGNDANQEKRQESPSVDDSVVVPERKKDDIEDVIVKCEEKSTEKIDTEEDSVKILIEEDPLLLDSSSSGSHPIKSVPEPSTSSKEKNSPSTTISRPLRKNLIGILSNQDAVGSVEKDKDPSVVPTKMKYPEIFTCEFCGKNFTGKNRAYMFYYHRNREHTKEMVYRCEICLKDFYGDRELLSHITTHKDPGHVCHICGKMFSISKHLKTHLLVHEPVREHTCEFCDKTFRRKDHLRVHERIHTGERPHQCKWCGSAYPQKHQLKIHFRKCPNLRRNQGLEEDMN, via the exons ATGGGTTCTTTTGTAACCCTTGATCTCCAGTGTTTTTCATACTTACTGGAATCGTGTCACAATTGCCCATCAG GAAAGCTTGCCGAGGTCAGCATTGCCGAGAATTTAGCTGTTCGAGTTGGAGTTGAAATTATTCGACCAATAACGTTCATTTGTTGTGGACTCATTATCAATGCTGAAGGAGCCATATTTTGGCATTCAGATGAAATAACTCCTGATTCTATTGGAAATGATGCAAACCAAGAGAAAAGGCAAGAGAGCCCCTCAGTGGATGACAGTGTTGTTGTTCctgaaaggaagaaagatgacATTGAAGATGTTATTGTGAAGTGTGAAGAAAAATCCACAGAAAAAATAGACACTGAAGAAGATAGTGTCAAGATATTAATTGAAGAGGATCCCCTTTTACTAGATTCATCATCATCTGGTAGCCATCCCATTAAAAGTGTGCCTGAACCAAGCACTTCATCTAAGGAAAAGAACTCACCGAGTACCACTATAAGTAGACCTCTGAGAAAAAATCTTATTGGTATTTTGAGCAACCAAGATGCTGTTGGATCTGTGGAAAAAGACAAGGATCCAAGTGTCGTgccaacaaaaatgaaatatcctGAAATATTCACATGTGAGTTTTGTGGAAAGAATTTTACTGGTAAAAATCGcgcatatatgttttattatcaCAGAAATCGTGAACACACCAAGGAAATGGTGTATCGATGTGAGATATGTTTGAAAGATTTTTATGGAGATAGAGAATTGCTTTCACATATAACTACCCACAAAGATCCTGGACATGTTTGTCATATCTGTGGCAAAATGTTCTCAATAAGTAAACACTTGAAGACTCATCTCCTAGTCCATGAACCTGTGCGTGAACACACGTGtgaattttgtgataaaactttccGAAGAAAGGATCATCTTAGAGTCCATGAAAGAATTCACACTGGAGAGCGTCCTCACCAGTGCAAGTGGTGTGGCTCCGCTTATCCCCAGAAACACCAGTTGAAAATACACTTTCGCAAGTGCCCAAATCTGAGACGCAACCAAG gtTTAGAGGAAGACATGAATTGA